In one window of Nicotiana tabacum cultivar K326 chromosome 12, ASM71507v2, whole genome shotgun sequence DNA:
- the LOC107827680 gene encoding uncharacterized protein LOC107827680: MTLTNVSEGMAVAAFQNGLSREGSRATKELLSWLMKYPPTTWDEIHNAYYAKVRADDDDFNGPTRWAHLEIVYALEKVEIKVKWPPKIRSDPSTRKSDAFCEFPYERGNKTEDCIALRQEVMNMLQKGHLKELLSDKGKTTFVRGRERQGPPKLPSSVCTINMIIGDNDDASINGIKLTVTHKLKISITHEQYDGLEESIIFDELDADGLTFPHNDALSITLRISDTDVKHIMVDDGSGACIIHP, translated from the exons ATGACCTTGACAAATGTATCTGAAGGGATGGCAGTCGCAGCCTTTCAGAACGGGTTGAGCAGAGAGGGTTCAAGAGCGACCAAAGAGTTGCTGAGTTGGTTGATGAAGTACCCTCCGACCACTTGGGACGAAATCCATAATGCTTATTATGCCAAAGTCCGGGCAGATGATGACGACTTCAATGGGCCAACCCGATGGGCTCATCTCG AAATAGTGTACGCCCTGGAAAAAGTCGAAATAAAGGTGAAGTGGCCACCAAAGATAAGGTCTGACCCAAGTACCAGAAAATCTGACGCCTTCTGTGAATTCCCCTATGAACGCGGGAacaaaacagaagattgcatcgccctaaggCAAGAGGTTATGAACATGTTGCAGAAAGGACACCTCAAAGAGTTGTTGAGCGATAAGGGAAAGACCACCTTCGTCAGGGGTCGAGAACGTCAAGGCCCGCCAAAGCTGCCCTCATCGGTTTGCACCATCAATATGATTATTGGTGACAACGATGATGCCTCCATCAATGGTATCAAGCTCACAGTCACTCACAAGCTCAAAATATCGATCACCCATGAACAGTATGATGGACTCGAAGAAAGCATCATCTTCGACGAGTTAGATGCTGACGGTTTGACTTTCCCTCACAACGATGCTCTTAGTATTACTTTACGAATTTCAGATACTGATGTTAAGCATATCATGGTAGATGATGGGAGTGGAGCGTGCATTATCCATCCCTGA